A single genomic interval of Rosistilla ulvae harbors:
- a CDS encoding TolC family protein, which yields MRRVTTSLTLIFATTLTGCATTGKGRVADSSSASDSAPIASQPTPAAPADRKPVIATVAYRVEGEATADQQGPAVDQTTPVQESTQGSATGLTLAPAFIPENDFSPAGDGSVVYSVVDTMQPATAYTLVDIEQMALQNNPAIAEANAARSKAAGLRHQVGIRPNPTLGYSGQQLADEGTDQHLLFLEQEFVTGNKLGLNRAVLSHTASAQRWEIETQRYRVLTDVRVRFYEALASQQQLDATREFETVAKRGVEVARQRQEAEEGTLIEVLQAQTMLSEITLAAERSELAYRGAWQDLAAIAGLSAASPARLVAELNPPAAAPNWENAFQEIVTQSPEMSVANALVCEKAAFLKRQQVQMLPNITGQLGAGFDNGTDSGMLNVQFSAPIPVWNKNSGNISAAYADYRRAVENVKRIEQSIKSRLARTAQDFDSTIATVKKYEEEIIPQATKSLELSEEGYKAGELEFLQVLIVRRSFYDSMIRFIEAKGQLAQANAKVDGLLLAGGLDAPQDYTDGDGIRGASLGGQ from the coding sequence ATGAGACGTGTCACGACCAGTTTGACCCTTATCTTCGCGACGACATTGACCGGGTGTGCCACCACCGGAAAGGGACGCGTTGCCGATAGTTCGTCCGCTTCGGATTCGGCGCCGATCGCGTCGCAACCCACGCCCGCCGCACCGGCCGACAGAAAGCCCGTGATTGCGACGGTCGCCTATCGCGTGGAGGGCGAAGCGACAGCGGACCAACAGGGACCGGCTGTCGACCAAACCACGCCTGTTCAAGAATCCACCCAAGGTTCAGCGACTGGTTTGACGCTCGCCCCCGCCTTCATCCCCGAGAACGATTTCTCACCGGCCGGCGATGGATCGGTCGTCTATTCGGTTGTCGATACGATGCAGCCCGCGACGGCTTACACGCTGGTCGACATCGAACAGATGGCCCTGCAGAACAATCCCGCTATCGCCGAAGCCAACGCCGCTCGCAGCAAAGCGGCCGGATTGCGACATCAGGTCGGGATTCGGCCGAATCCGACGCTCGGATATTCCGGGCAGCAACTGGCCGATGAAGGGACCGATCAACACCTGCTGTTCCTGGAACAGGAGTTCGTCACGGGCAACAAGCTTGGGCTCAATCGGGCCGTCCTTTCGCATACCGCGTCGGCCCAACGTTGGGAAATCGAGACACAACGATATCGTGTGTTGACCGATGTTCGCGTTCGCTTCTATGAAGCACTCGCTTCGCAGCAACAACTCGATGCGACTCGCGAATTTGAAACGGTTGCCAAACGAGGCGTCGAGGTCGCAAGGCAGCGACAGGAAGCGGAAGAGGGAACGTTGATCGAAGTGCTGCAGGCGCAGACGATGCTCAGCGAAATCACTTTGGCAGCCGAGCGTTCGGAGCTAGCGTATCGCGGGGCGTGGCAAGATCTCGCCGCCATCGCTGGATTGTCCGCCGCGTCGCCGGCCCGTTTAGTCGCGGAATTGAATCCCCCCGCCGCCGCTCCCAATTGGGAGAACGCTTTCCAGGAAATCGTCACGCAAAGTCCAGAGATGTCCGTTGCCAACGCTTTGGTTTGCGAGAAAGCGGCGTTCCTGAAGCGACAACAGGTTCAAATGCTTCCCAACATCACGGGCCAACTGGGGGCGGGTTTTGATAACGGAACCGATTCGGGCATGTTGAATGTCCAGTTCTCCGCGCCGATTCCGGTTTGGAACAAGAACTCGGGCAACATCTCCGCCGCCTACGCCGACTATCGCCGCGCCGTCGAGAACGTCAAGCGGATCGAGCAGTCGATTAAGTCTCGGTTGGCCCGAACGGCGCAAGATTTCGATTCCACGATCGCGACCGTCAAAAAGTACGAGGAAGAGATCATTCCACAAGCGACCAAAAGCTTGGAGTTGTCCGAGGAGGGCTACAAAGCGGGCGAACTGGAATTCTTGCAGGTCCTGATCGTGCGACGCAGTTTCTACGACTCGATGATCCGATTCATCGAAGCCAAAGGGCAATTGGCCCAAGCCAACGCCAAGGTCGATGGTTTGCTGTTGGCCGGTGGCTTGGATGCACCGCAGGACTACACCGATGGTGACGGGATCCGGGGAGCCTCGCTGGGCGGACAATAA
- a CDS encoding MBL fold metallo-hydrolase has protein sequence MKLHCLGTAGYHPSETRQTSCYFLPESGIVLDAGAGLFRLPSLIETDHLDILLSHSHLDHICGLTFLLSVVFQRPVSEVRVWGEPEKLAAIQSHLFSEAIFPVELDVQWKPVVAGHAFPLAGDSMVLPFALEHPGGSVGYRIDWPDRSMAYVTDTTADPTAEYVPVVRGVDLLLHECNFRASQDEWAIKTGHSSTDRVGRTAAAIAARQTWLVHLNPLETSDDPVGIADAESNCPGIGVAEDLQVIDF, from the coding sequence ATGAAACTGCATTGCCTTGGAACCGCCGGCTACCATCCCAGCGAAACGCGTCAGACGTCGTGTTATTTTTTACCCGAGTCGGGGATCGTCCTCGACGCCGGGGCTGGTTTGTTTCGTCTACCGTCGTTGATCGAAACCGATCACTTGGACATCCTGCTCTCGCACAGTCATTTGGATCATATCTGCGGCCTCACGTTTTTATTGAGCGTCGTCTTCCAACGGCCGGTTAGCGAGGTTCGCGTGTGGGGTGAACCGGAGAAATTGGCAGCGATCCAAAGCCACTTGTTCAGCGAAGCGATCTTTCCGGTGGAATTGGATGTCCAATGGAAGCCCGTCGTCGCCGGGCACGCCTTCCCACTGGCTGGCGATTCGATGGTGCTGCCGTTTGCCCTGGAACATCCGGGCGGATCGGTCGGTTATCGAATCGATTGGCCCGACCGTAGCATGGCGTATGTAACCGACACGACGGCCGATCCCACCGCCGAATACGTTCCGGTGGTTCGGGGTGTCGACTTGTTGTTGCACGAATGCAATTTCCGCGCCAGCCAGGACGAATGGGCGATCAAGACCGGGCACAGCTCGACCGACCGTGTCGGCAGAACCGCCGCCGCGATCGCTGCCCGACAAACCTGGTTGGTCCATCTGAATCCGCTGGAAACGTCGGATGATCCCGTCGGGATCGCCGACGCAGAATCGAATTGTCCCGGCATCGGCGTTGCCGAAGACCTGCAAGTCATCGATTTCTGA
- a CDS encoding co-chaperone GroES, with protein sequence MAVATKSKTKIGLQPLGDRLVVQREESEETTAGGIVLPGSAQEKPARGTVVALGDGKLLDDGSRAAHQVAVGDRVIFSSYAGETVETQDQEYLLMREDDILAVIEG encoded by the coding sequence ATGGCAGTAGCAACAAAATCGAAGACAAAGATTGGACTGCAACCGCTCGGCGATCGCTTGGTCGTCCAACGTGAGGAATCCGAAGAGACCACCGCGGGTGGAATCGTGTTGCCAGGTTCGGCACAAGAAAAGCCCGCTCGCGGTACTGTTGTCGCTTTGGGCGATGGCAAGCTGTTGGACGACGGCTCTCGTGCTGCTCACCAAGTCGCCGTGGGCGATCGGGTGATCTTCAGCAGCTACGCTGGCGAAACTGTCGAAACACAAGACCAAGAATACCTGCTGATGCGTGAAGACGACATCTTGGCTGTCATCGAAGGCTAG
- a CDS encoding DUF1559 domain-containing protein: MALDFLDVERSTNPSLAKNRKNAGFTLVELLVVIAIIGILVGLLLPAVQVAREAARRMQCGNNMKQLGLALHNYASTYNEAFPNNGWSYTGGYPADFSPFAKLLAYVEQENLQDLIDFNIYMGHPAVADLPVELRVAAATRVPTFECPSDVGADLHSMTLPSGTAIAVAGTSYAMNQGSGMDGAFHPGNGTPSNGLCWIGSKIKFRDVIDGTSNTIAFAETTIGGGTDIASPTPIQDVRQYRANTSTVDVATVNTANSSGLSGVQGSITSWRGDRNHYWLRGSVPSGPVMNGSLTPNSEVPDMVVGSSKMTAARSYHPGIAVVCLVDGSVRNVSDTIDLNAWHASWTRGGGEVQTVSGQ; encoded by the coding sequence ATGGCACTTGATTTCCTTGACGTCGAACGTTCGACGAACCCTTCCCTCGCCAAGAACCGTAAAAACGCTGGCTTTACCCTGGTCGAACTGCTGGTCGTGATTGCGATCATCGGGATCCTGGTCGGCCTGTTGCTGCCGGCCGTTCAAGTGGCTCGCGAAGCCGCCCGCCGGATGCAGTGCGGCAATAATATGAAGCAGCTCGGCTTGGCCCTTCACAACTACGCCTCGACCTATAACGAAGCCTTCCCGAACAACGGCTGGTCCTATACCGGTGGTTACCCCGCCGATTTCTCTCCGTTTGCAAAGCTGCTGGCTTACGTGGAACAGGAGAATCTGCAGGACCTTATCGATTTCAACATCTACATGGGACATCCCGCCGTCGCCGACCTGCCAGTCGAATTGCGGGTGGCTGCGGCAACACGCGTCCCTACGTTCGAATGCCCCAGCGATGTCGGGGCCGATCTGCACTCGATGACCCTTCCCTCGGGGACGGCGATCGCCGTCGCGGGAACCAGTTATGCGATGAACCAAGGGAGCGGGATGGACGGCGCGTTTCATCCGGGCAACGGAACGCCATCCAACGGATTGTGCTGGATCGGATCGAAGATCAAGTTCCGCGACGTGATCGATGGGACCAGCAATACCATCGCGTTCGCCGAGACGACGATCGGGGGCGGCACCGACATCGCCTCGCCAACGCCGATTCAAGACGTCCGCCAATATCGCGCCAATACATCGACCGTCGACGTCGCGACCGTCAACACTGCCAATTCGAGTGGCCTCAGCGGGGTGCAAGGGAGCATCACGTCGTGGCGTGGGGATCGCAACCACTACTGGCTGCGCGGCAGTGTCCCCAGCGGCCCGGTGATGAACGGCAGCCTGACGCCCAACAGCGAGGTCCCCGACATGGTGGTCGGTTCGTCGAAGATGACAGCCGCTCGCAGCTACCACCCTGGAATCGCCGTCGTTTGTCTTGTCGATGGAAGCGTCCGCAACGTCAGCGACACGATCGATCTCAACGCTTGGCACGCCAGTTGGACTCGCGGCGGTGGCGAAGTACAGACGGTTTCGGGCCAATAG
- the ccsA gene encoding cytochrome c biogenesis protein: MATVTADRKRDSELGINAMAMSVLSFLGSLKWTVALFALSIVIILAGTLAQDEMNMQQVKDAYFTSWVSRVYIDDFVPQPFYFHQHRIGANTLMPDGAWFPFPGGKLIGLALLINLIAAKITRFHIRATGTRLIAGTAVCAVGLGVLLAIVFGASNAEGLQGQPPSYPMVWYGLCAMVFMALAGSIAGIVSAPRRGWKYAFGTLAVLFGAGAIAILAGFTIGEPGLRIVWQMAKGLGVASILLVGCLLLFGQQGGNLLLHFGVALLMIGQFAFGDRQLEQRLILSQRESSNTLINMDQVELAFMDKSKEGETQVIAIPDSMLAAYEGSDSRISDPRLPFEIEVVDYMPNSQVADEGENPADTGLGQRLAVKEAAPVGGASEGTNIVSAYVRFYAKGETEPLGTFLVSQYLNDAEKLFSGSSFKDSFDILEANDKEFAVGLRYARVPKPYWIQLSEVRRVNYSGTETPRDYSSFIRIVDTETGEDRKERIWMNNPLRYRGETFYQSQYLESPGGTKATVLQVVRNEGWLIPYVACGIVGLGMMVHFIGTLDRFVGRREREEKKLPKPEKTGSRWPIVATVAVVAFYQISMLIPPTFWKDMSSSEQRAKEMDLYRAGEIPVMSGGRVLPLDQFAREAMKVVSNKDSLPTSKAPQALIDRVGKKLTAMEWFFESIGDGDDIMDFPMVRIDATEVLSEVGLSERTEKRYSFRELQPSFAKIEKIAKATREKEAQELSFKENAIMQLYRRLNHFLMIKQVFREPLRVDDLSESEIPEGMSLRDLREAVLRVNTMQVREVLQVGGPAIFPPQEDTETQIEGTQPEWKMYAPAALEAYAAELDGADAEIPGLAGFNAMRAGYGAEDPTAFNDGLDSVLSAVAAANPSNMQPWRVQLERWLVGTHSSVAAFTVYVLALLISLYCLMIKSPRAQKTAFYLIGCSLALHTLILVVRMMITGRAPVINLYSSAVFISWAGVLFGMGLERIYRHGIGNVVAAMCGVFGLLVAYSLNSGDTMPVLQAVLDTQFWLATHVVTITLGYTATFLAGIMGILYLFFSKRISPKLFSYRRDLYRMIYGVCCFGILFSFIGTVLGGLWADDSWGRFWGWDPKENGALLIVIWNALMLHARWDGMVGERGFATLAVAGNIITAWSWFGTNQLGFGLHSYGGQDSVKMALLAFVVSQFAIIGIGIAGSLYSGRDSKGAV, from the coding sequence ATGGCAACGGTAACTGCAGATCGCAAGCGCGATTCCGAACTTGGAATCAACGCAATGGCGATGTCGGTGCTTTCATTTTTAGGTTCGCTGAAGTGGACCGTGGCGTTGTTTGCGCTTTCGATCGTGATCATCCTGGCCGGCACGCTGGCTCAAGATGAAATGAACATGCAACAGGTGAAAGACGCTTATTTCACCAGCTGGGTCAGCCGTGTTTACATCGACGATTTTGTGCCGCAACCGTTCTACTTTCACCAACATCGGATCGGTGCCAACACGCTGATGCCCGATGGTGCCTGGTTCCCATTTCCCGGCGGAAAATTGATCGGGTTGGCGCTACTGATCAACTTGATCGCCGCCAAGATCACGCGGTTTCATATTCGTGCGACCGGCACGCGGTTGATCGCTGGTACCGCGGTCTGCGCCGTCGGCCTGGGCGTTCTGTTGGCGATCGTATTTGGCGCTTCCAACGCGGAAGGTTTGCAGGGACAACCCCCGTCGTATCCGATGGTTTGGTATGGGTTATGCGCGATGGTCTTCATGGCGTTGGCCGGATCGATCGCCGGCATCGTATCGGCGCCGCGTCGTGGTTGGAAATACGCCTTTGGAACCTTGGCCGTGCTGTTTGGTGCCGGTGCGATCGCGATCCTTGCCGGCTTTACGATCGGCGAACCGGGACTGCGGATCGTTTGGCAGATGGCGAAAGGCTTGGGCGTGGCCAGCATCCTGTTGGTTGGCTGCCTGTTGTTGTTTGGACAACAGGGTGGCAATCTGCTGCTGCACTTTGGCGTCGCCCTTCTGATGATCGGGCAATTTGCCTTTGGTGATCGCCAATTGGAGCAACGGTTGATCCTATCGCAACGCGAATCGTCCAACACTTTGATCAACATGGACCAAGTCGAACTGGCGTTCATGGACAAATCGAAAGAAGGGGAGACGCAGGTGATTGCGATCCCCGATTCGATGCTGGCGGCGTACGAAGGGAGCGATTCGCGGATCAGCGATCCACGCCTGCCCTTCGAGATCGAAGTCGTCGATTACATGCCCAACTCCCAAGTCGCCGACGAGGGGGAAAACCCGGCCGACACCGGCCTCGGTCAACGCCTGGCTGTCAAAGAGGCAGCCCCGGTCGGCGGTGCCAGCGAGGGGACTAACATCGTATCGGCATACGTTCGGTTTTATGCCAAAGGGGAGACCGAACCGCTGGGAACGTTTTTGGTTTCGCAGTATCTGAACGATGCGGAGAAGTTGTTCAGTGGCAGTTCGTTCAAAGACAGCTTTGACATTCTCGAAGCGAACGACAAAGAGTTTGCCGTTGGATTGCGATACGCTCGCGTGCCGAAACCGTATTGGATTCAATTGTCCGAAGTCCGCCGGGTGAACTACAGCGGCACCGAGACGCCTCGCGATTACAGTTCCTTCATTCGGATCGTCGATACCGAGACGGGGGAAGACCGCAAGGAACGGATTTGGATGAACAATCCGTTGCGCTATCGCGGCGAGACGTTTTATCAGTCGCAATATTTGGAATCGCCCGGTGGGACCAAAGCGACGGTTCTGCAAGTCGTCCGCAACGAGGGATGGTTGATACCGTATGTCGCTTGTGGCATCGTCGGTCTGGGAATGATGGTCCACTTCATCGGGACGTTGGACCGTTTTGTTGGCCGCCGCGAGCGGGAGGAGAAGAAGCTTCCCAAACCGGAGAAGACGGGCAGCCGATGGCCGATCGTGGCGACGGTGGCGGTGGTCGCGTTCTATCAGATCAGCATGTTGATCCCGCCGACGTTCTGGAAAGATATGAGCAGCAGCGAGCAGCGAGCCAAGGAAATGGACCTCTACCGGGCCGGCGAGATCCCGGTGATGTCGGGCGGCCGTGTATTGCCGCTGGACCAATTCGCTCGCGAGGCGATGAAAGTCGTCAGCAACAAAGACTCGCTGCCGACATCCAAGGCACCGCAAGCGCTCATCGATCGCGTGGGCAAGAAACTGACGGCGATGGAGTGGTTCTTTGAATCGATCGGTGATGGCGATGACATCATGGATTTCCCGATGGTTCGGATCGACGCCACCGAAGTCCTCAGCGAGGTTGGGTTGTCCGAACGGACCGAAAAACGGTACAGCTTCCGCGAGCTGCAGCCTTCGTTTGCCAAGATCGAAAAGATCGCCAAGGCGACTCGCGAGAAAGAAGCTCAAGAATTGAGTTTCAAAGAAAATGCGATCATGCAATTGTATCGCCGCCTGAATCACTTCTTGATGATCAAACAGGTATTCCGCGAACCGTTGCGGGTCGACGATCTCAGCGAGAGCGAGATTCCGGAGGGGATGTCGTTGCGCGATCTTCGCGAAGCGGTCTTGCGGGTCAATACGATGCAGGTCCGAGAAGTGTTGCAGGTCGGTGGCCCCGCGATCTTCCCACCTCAAGAAGACACCGAGACACAAATCGAAGGAACGCAACCGGAATGGAAGATGTACGCCCCGGCGGCATTGGAAGCGTATGCGGCGGAATTGGACGGAGCCGATGCGGAAATTCCGGGGCTGGCAGGATTCAACGCGATGCGTGCTGGTTACGGCGCCGAGGATCCGACTGCGTTTAACGACGGTTTAGATAGTGTTCTCTCGGCCGTCGCTGCGGCGAACCCAAGCAACATGCAACCTTGGCGGGTTCAACTGGAACGCTGGCTGGTCGGCACCCACTCAAGCGTCGCGGCGTTCACCGTGTATGTATTGGCACTGCTGATTTCGTTGTACTGTCTGATGATTAAATCGCCCCGAGCGCAGAAGACCGCATTTTATCTGATCGGTTGCTCGCTGGCCCTGCACACTTTGATCCTCGTGGTGCGGATGATGATTACCGGTCGCGCACCGGTGATCAATCTCTATTCGTCGGCGGTCTTCATCTCTTGGGCTGGCGTGCTGTTTGGGATGGGGTTGGAACGGATCTACCGACACGGCATCGGCAACGTCGTCGCTGCAATGTGTGGTGTTTTTGGATTGTTGGTCGCTTACAGCTTGAATTCGGGCGATACGATGCCGGTGTTGCAAGCGGTACTCGACACCCAGTTCTGGTTGGCGACGCACGTGGTCACGATCACTCTCGGTTACACCGCCACGTTCCTGGCGGGGATCATGGGGATCTTGTATCTATTTTTCTCCAAACGGATCAGCCCCAAATTGTTCTCCTATCGTCGCGATCTGTACCGGATGATCTACGGTGTCTGCTGTTTCGGAATCCTATTCAGCTTCATCGGTACCGTGTTGGGCGGATTGTGGGCCGACGACAGCTGGGGCCGCTTCTGGGGCTGGGATCCTAAGGAAAACGGCGCCCTGTTGATCGTGATTTGGAACGCCCTGATGTTGCATGCCCGCTGGGATGGCATGGTTGGCGAACGAGGTTTTGCGACGTTGGCCGTCGCTGGGAATATCATCACCGCTTGGAGCTGGTTTGGGACGAATCAACTCGGATTCGGCCTGCACTCTTATGGCGGTCAAGACAGCGTCAAAATGGCCCTGCTGGCGTTTGTCGTCAGCCAATTCGCAATCATCGGTATCGGTATCGCTGGATCATTGTATAGCGGTAGAGATTCCAAGGGGGCAGTGTAA
- the groL gene encoding chaperonin GroEL (60 kDa chaperone family; promotes refolding of misfolded polypeptides especially under stressful conditions; forms two stacked rings of heptamers to form a barrel-shaped 14mer; ends can be capped by GroES; misfolded proteins enter the barrel where they are refolded when GroES binds) — MAKIIAFEQEAREAIRRGVGKLARAVKVTLGPKGRNVIIQKSFGSPTVTKDGVSVAKEIDLEDVYENMGARMVREVASKTSDVAGDGTTTATVMAEAIFNEGLKAVVAGVNPIQMKRGIEQAVADITGQLTKMAIKVKTKEDMANVATVASNNDREIGGLLADAMEKVGKDGVITVDEGKSLHTEQEWVEGMQFDRGYLSPYFVTDSTTMQAVLEDAYILVFEKKISNIKDLVPVLEQVVQQSKPLLIVAEDVDGEALATLVINRLRGTFNCVAVKAPGYGDRRKAMMEDIAILTGGEAIFEALGTKLENVGIAQLGRAKKIIVDKDNTTVIEGAGKSSEIKGRIEQIRREIENSSSDYDKEKLEERLAKLAGGVAKVNVGAATESEMKEKKARVEDALHATRAAVEEGILPGGGVALLRASSKVKPGEISDDELVGYNIVVRACRAPLTMISENAGQDGGVVCEKVLGSKGNYGYNALTDTYEDLVSAGVIDPTKVTRTALGNAASVAVLLLTSDALIAEKPKEGKAGGHGGDHDMY; from the coding sequence ATGGCAAAAATCATCGCATTTGAGCAAGAAGCACGCGAAGCGATCCGTCGCGGCGTTGGCAAGTTGGCGCGAGCCGTCAAAGTGACTTTGGGTCCTAAAGGCCGCAACGTCATCATCCAGAAGAGCTTCGGCAGCCCAACCGTCACCAAGGACGGCGTCTCGGTCGCCAAGGAAATCGATCTGGAAGACGTCTATGAGAACATGGGCGCTCGCATGGTTCGCGAAGTTGCCAGCAAGACCAGCGACGTCGCTGGCGATGGTACCACCACCGCGACCGTGATGGCCGAAGCGATCTTCAACGAAGGCCTCAAGGCAGTCGTCGCGGGTGTCAATCCGATCCAAATGAAGCGTGGTATCGAGCAAGCGGTTGCCGACATCACCGGACAATTGACCAAGATGGCGATCAAGGTCAAGACGAAGGAAGACATGGCCAATGTCGCCACCGTCGCTTCGAACAACGACCGTGAAATCGGTGGCCTGTTGGCCGACGCGATGGAGAAGGTTGGTAAAGACGGCGTGATCACCGTCGACGAAGGCAAGAGCCTGCACACCGAGCAGGAATGGGTCGAAGGTATGCAGTTCGACCGCGGCTACCTGTCGCCATACTTCGTCACCGATTCGACCACCATGCAAGCTGTCCTCGAAGACGCTTACATCTTGGTCTTCGAAAAGAAGATCTCGAACATCAAGGACCTGGTTCCTGTCCTGGAACAAGTCGTTCAACAAAGCAAGCCTCTGTTGATCGTCGCCGAAGACGTCGACGGCGAAGCGTTGGCGACCTTGGTCATCAACCGCCTGCGTGGCACGTTCAACTGCGTTGCCGTGAAGGCACCTGGTTACGGCGACCGTCGCAAGGCGATGATGGAAGATATCGCGATCCTGACCGGTGGCGAAGCGATCTTCGAAGCTTTGGGCACCAAGTTGGAAAACGTCGGCATCGCTCAACTTGGCCGCGCCAAGAAGATCATCGTCGACAAGGACAACACCACCGTGATCGAAGGCGCTGGCAAGAGCAGTGAGATCAAGGGACGCATCGAACAGATCCGTCGCGAGATCGAAAACTCGAGCAGCGATTACGACAAGGAAAAGCTGGAAGAGCGTTTGGCCAAGTTGGCTGGCGGTGTCGCCAAGGTCAACGTCGGTGCTGCGACCGAAAGCGAAATGAAAGAGAAGAAGGCTCGCGTCGAAGATGCGTTGCACGCAACTCGTGCTGCCGTTGAAGAAGGCATCCTGCCAGGTGGTGGCGTCGCTCTGTTGCGTGCCAGCAGCAAGGTTAAGCCAGGCGAAATCTCCGACGACGAACTCGTCGGTTACAACATTGTCGTGCGTGCTTGCCGCGCTCCTTTGACGATGATCTCCGAAAACGCCGGACAAGACGGTGGAGTCGTTTGCGAAAAGGTTCTCGGATCCAAGGGCAACTACGGTTACAACGCCCTGACCGACACCTACGAAGATCTGGTTTCGGCCGGTGTCATCGACCCGACCAAGGTTACTCGCACCGCACTGGGCAACGCTGCTAGCGTCGCCGTTTTGTTGCTGACCAGCGACGCCTTGATCGCTGAAAAGCCTAAGGAAGGCAAAGCAGGCGGCCACGGTGGCGATCACGACATGTATTAA
- a CDS encoding alpha/beta hydrolase gives MNTIQIVAGLPLILLIAIQGVSADETQPSRQAGYSVRLDVPYQTTSEGPLMADIYQPAEVDGTCPIVLVVHGGAWMSGDKALPGTYARMFAEHGIAAVSINYRLAPSFKFPAQLDDVRGALAWIHDHAAENHWDLQRLGMFGYSAGAHLCSMIAMLGDESPETIGKTTLLPAEDPCWGKLHRPIAVVAGGTPADFRDLPLDNSLLAYFFGGTRRERPEAYEFGSPAVLASAGDPPTLFYHGTGDLLVPIGSAEALYRRQVEMKIDSEFVRVEGLGHLLAFMDEGARANVLRFMQARLQPAAD, from the coding sequence ATGAACACTATCCAAATTGTCGCCGGCCTACCACTGATTCTTCTCATCGCGATCCAAGGCGTTTCGGCCGACGAAACGCAACCGAGTCGACAGGCGGGCTATTCGGTTCGCTTGGATGTGCCCTATCAAACGACCAGCGAAGGCCCGTTGATGGCCGACATCTACCAACCTGCAGAAGTCGATGGAACCTGTCCCATCGTGTTGGTCGTTCACGGCGGGGCGTGGATGAGTGGCGACAAGGCGTTGCCGGGGACTTACGCGCGTATGTTTGCCGAGCACGGGATCGCTGCCGTCTCGATCAACTATCGCCTCGCGCCAAGCTTCAAATTCCCCGCTCAACTGGATGACGTGCGCGGCGCGTTGGCTTGGATCCACGACCACGCCGCGGAAAACCACTGGGATCTGCAGCGGTTGGGAATGTTTGGTTACAGCGCCGGGGCGCATCTGTGCAGCATGATCGCAATGCTGGGTGACGAATCGCCCGAAACGATCGGCAAGACGACGCTGCTGCCGGCGGAGGATCCCTGCTGGGGCAAGCTCCATCGCCCGATCGCGGTTGTCGCCGGTGGGACGCCGGCCGATTTTCGCGATCTCCCGTTGGATAATTCGCTGTTGGCCTACTTCTTCGGCGGCACACGCCGCGAGCGCCCCGAAGCCTACGAATTTGGCTCGCCAGCGGTGTTGGCCAGCGCCGGCGATCCGCCGACGCTGTTCTACCATGGCACTGGCGACCTGTTGGTCCCGATCGGGAGCGCCGAAGCCCTCTACCGCCGCCAGGTCGAGATGAAGATCGACAGCGAATTTGTCCGTGTCGAAGGGCTGGGACATCTATTGGCGTTCATGGATGAGGGGGCTCGCGCGAACGTTTTGAGATTCATGCAAGCCCGACTGCAGCCCGCCGCCGATTGA